CGGACCGGGGGATCTGGATGGAAACCTGTACATGGTACAGCGGCATACTCCGCAGTACCGGATCGTATGCTACGGATCCGATGCTGTTCCCTTCGACACCCTGTCACTTGACCTTCCAGTTATTCAGAAAACAGATGATGAAATCGCTCTGGAAAAACGGCATACAGAGGAGTATCTAACCGGAATGGGGACCTCCAACGTAATGCAGTGGATATATGATCCGGATACTTTCAAAGCGCCAATAGCTGGTATCTGGCTGGGCTGGGAGGGTAACCTGTGGGTACTGCGGGGCACCGATGACAGGCCTGTCTTCGATGTCTGGAGTATCCCGGAGGGCGAATATCTCTTTATGCTGCTGTCAAGTCACAATTCCTTGACTGTACCATAAATTCGATTAATAATACTAGTGAATTGGTACACATTTACGTTTATCCGGTTATGCAGCAATTGCATAGTCGTTACAGATGATAAAATAACTTTAATATCTCACTGAAGGAGTTAGAATAATGAAGAAAAGAAGAATCCATATCAGCTCTTTTGATAAGAAAAGATTGATGAAATTTATCGATAACTGTGATAGTAACCACCCTGATAAGAAGTATCTGGATGAGTTAGAAAAAGAATTAAATATTGGTATAATCATAAAACCAAAGAATGTACCGCCAAATGTGATTACTATGAATTCTAAAGTTCACCTCACAGATATGGATACGGGAGAAAAATTCACATATATGCTGGTTTTCCCCGAAGACGCCGATCTAAAAGCTGGAAAGATATCGATTTTAGCTCCAATTGGAACCGCATTGATCGGATACAGTGTTGGTGACATAATTGAATGGAATGTTCCAGCAGGATTAAGAAGATT
The Candidatus Aegiribacteria sp. genome window above contains:
- a CDS encoding 6-bladed beta-propeller — translated: MFGYVADAARTDSIIYALDMSRAQLRKYTPQGEYSGYIGGRGDGPGDLDGNLYMVQRHTPQYRIVCYGSDAVPFDTLSLDLPVIQKTDDEIALEKRHTEEYLTGMGTSNVMQWIYDPDTFKAPIAGIWLGWEGNLWVLRGTDDRPVFDVWSIPEGEYLFMLLSSHNSLTVP
- the rnk gene encoding nucleoside diphosphate kinase regulator, with product MKKRRIHISSFDKKRLMKFIDNCDSNHPDKKYLDELEKELNIGIIIKPKNVPPNVITMNSKVHLTDMDTGEKFTYMLVFPEDADLKAGKISILAPIGTALIGYSVGDIIEWNVPAGLRRLKVEEIPYQPEAAGHFHL